Proteins from one Cicer arietinum cultivar CDC Frontier isolate Library 1 chromosome 3, Cicar.CDCFrontier_v2.0, whole genome shotgun sequence genomic window:
- the LOC101514440 gene encoding large ribosomal subunit protein eL33w-like — translation MVKGRQGERVRLYVRGTVLGYKRSKSNQYPNTSLVQIEGVNTKEEVAWYAGKRLAYIYKAKVKKNGTHYRCLWGKVTRPHGNSGIVRAKFKSNLPPKSMGARVRVFMYPSNI, via the exons ATGGTGAAGGGACGCCAAGGAGAACGTGTCAG ACTCTATGTGAGGGGTACCGTCCTTGGATACAAAAG ATCCAAATCAAACCAGTACCCAAACACATCTTTGGTCCAAATCGAAGGTGTGAACACCAAAGAAGAGGTAGCTTGGTATGCTGGCAAGCGATTGGCATACATCTACAAGGCCAAAGTGAAGAAGAATGGAACCCATTACCGCTGCCTATGGGGCAAGGTTACAAGGCCTCACGGTAACAGTGGTATTGTTCGTGCAAAATTTAAGTCAAATCTTCCTCCTAAATCAATG GGAGCTCGGGTAAGAGTGTTTATGTATCCAAGTAACATATGA